From Staphylococcus sp. M0911, a single genomic window includes:
- a CDS encoding HAD family hydrolase, which yields MKSVLFDVDGVFLSEERCFDVSALTVYELLMDQSYLGLKPDIDLSLLENEDIDRIRADIFVNDDVLKKLKSLGLNSNWDMLYIVFSLHYIQILKALPSDEVEKILQSQQINGEQLQHIGQLIKSNYQIDYQLPLKFLKRVQSGKSNIFSRLQEYARNELNTNNVSYFDFKSPLWNLTQFIYQEWYLGSTLFKEVEGHAPYKQNKSGFIHQEILIRPIKEIQDLLNDLKASGYQIAIATGRPRTETLVPFQTLNLLSYFDEKHIVTASEVLKAETMFAEYKPLGKPNPFSYIATLSGNKKDEYFKYITHQNNIVKKEEVFIVGDSLADLLSAKKIGATFIGTLTGLKGEQAKTELENNDADYIVNHVGNIRDILL from the coding sequence ATGAAGTCAGTATTGTTTGATGTAGATGGTGTTTTTTTAAGTGAAGAACGTTGCTTTGATGTTTCAGCTTTGACTGTCTATGAATTACTAATGGATCAAAGTTATTTAGGATTGAAACCTGATATAGATTTAAGTCTTCTTGAAAATGAAGATATTGATCGAATTAGAGCAGATATATTCGTCAACGATGATGTTTTAAAAAAGTTGAAGTCACTTGGTTTAAACTCAAATTGGGACATGTTATATATTGTCTTTAGTTTACATTATATTCAGATATTAAAAGCATTACCATCTGATGAAGTAGAAAAGATACTTCAGTCTCAACAAATTAATGGAGAACAGTTACAACATATAGGTCAATTGATAAAATCTAATTATCAAATTGATTACCAATTGCCACTTAAATTTTTAAAACGTGTTCAAAGCGGAAAGTCTAATATTTTCTCTCGATTACAAGAGTATGCGAGAAATGAATTAAATACGAACAATGTATCATACTTTGATTTTAAAAGTCCGCTTTGGAATTTAACACAATTTATATATCAAGAATGGTATTTAGGGTCAACATTGTTTAAAGAAGTTGAAGGTCATGCACCGTACAAGCAAAATAAAAGTGGTTTTATTCATCAAGAAATTTTAATACGTCCTATTAAAGAGATTCAAGATCTACTCAATGATTTGAAAGCTAGTGGCTATCAAATTGCGATTGCTACAGGTAGACCAAGAACGGAAACACTCGTGCCATTTCAAACACTGAATCTACTTTCATATTTTGATGAAAAGCACATTGTGACAGCAAGCGAAGTGTTAAAAGCTGAAACTATGTTTGCTGAATATAAACCTTTAGGAAAGCCCAATCCGTTTAGTTATATAGCAACATTAAGTGGTAATAAGAAAGATGAATACTTCAAATATATAACACATCAAAATAATATAGTTAAAAAAGAGGAAGTATTTATTGTAGGTGATTCACTAGCGGATTTATTAAGTGCAAAGAAAATAGGTGCTACATTTATAGGAACTTTAACTGGACTAAAAGGTGAACAGGCTAAGACAGAATTAGAAAATAACGATGCCGATTATATTGTTAATCATGTGGGAAATATCCGCGACATATTATTATAA
- a CDS encoding 1-acyl-sn-glycerol-3-phosphate acyltransferase translates to MYRVISSILYFILVKLGKSLFVIGKENVPKDNQYVVTCTHESYNEVIMLGMAIYPNQIHYMAKKELFSNKWGGKFLTALNAFPVDRENPGPSTLKRPIKLLKENKTVGIFPTGHRTSAEGAPLKRGAATIAMLGKAPILPAAYVGPKKLHGLVTGQALIKFGEPIDTSNLPKDLKRNEKVDYLTKEIERQTTALQKELNELAKNL, encoded by the coding sequence ATGTATAGAGTGATTAGTAGTATCTTGTATTTTATTTTAGTTAAGTTAGGTAAATCATTATTTGTTATCGGAAAAGAAAATGTACCGAAAGATAATCAATATGTTGTGACTTGTACACATGAAAGTTATAACGAAGTGATAATGTTAGGTATGGCTATTTATCCAAACCAAATCCATTACATGGCAAAGAAAGAATTATTTAGTAATAAATGGGGCGGTAAATTTTTAACTGCATTAAATGCATTTCCAGTAGATAGAGAAAATCCCGGTCCAAGCACATTAAAACGACCAATTAAATTATTAAAAGAGAATAAAACAGTTGGCATTTTCCCAACGGGTCACAGAACATCTGCAGAAGGTGCACCATTAAAACGTGGTGCGGCAACAATAGCCATGTTAGGTAAAGCACCTATATTACCTGCAGCATATGTAGGTCCAAAAAAATTACATGGGCTCGTTACTGGGCAAGCATTAATCAAATTTGGTGAACCTATTGATACAAGTAATTTACCTAAAGACTTAAAAAGAAATGAAAAAGTAGATTACTTAACAAAAGAAATCGAACGCCAAACAACAGCATTGCAAAAAGAATTAAATGAATTAGCTAAAAATTTATAA
- a CDS encoding alanine--glyoxylate aminotransferase family protein has translation MHYYQPLLLTPGPTPVPDEIMSQIQLPMIGHRSSDFEVIAEDAYSGLKPIFGAQNDVLILTSSGTSVLEASMLNIANPEDHIVIIVSGAFGNRFKQIAETYYKNIHVYDVSWGEAVNVNSFLDFLKSLNVKVTAIFTQFCETSTGVLHPIHVLGQEIKSYDSDIYFIVDGVSCIGAVDVDLVKDHIDVLVSGSQKAIMLPPGLAFVAYSTRAKSRFKEVTTPRFYLDLNKYIDSSTKHSTPFTPNVSLFRGVNAYVDLVKHEGLNHVIQRHYIIRDALRHALKALDLDVLVKKDEVASPTVTAFIPNSKDELTIIKNQLKSRFNITIAGGQGHLKGEILRIGHMGKVSPFDILSVVSALELILTEYRNSNYIGTGVSKFMEVIQHES, from the coding sequence ATGCATTATTATCAACCCCTTTTACTTACACCAGGACCAACCCCAGTACCCGATGAAATTATGTCCCAAATTCAATTACCTATGATAGGCCATCGTTCTTCGGATTTTGAAGTGATTGCTGAAGATGCTTATAGTGGCTTAAAACCAATATTCGGTGCCCAAAATGATGTCTTAATATTAACATCTAGTGGTACGAGTGTATTAGAAGCAAGTATGTTAAATATCGCTAATCCTGAGGATCATATCGTCATTATTGTTTCAGGCGCCTTTGGCAATCGATTCAAACAAATAGCTGAGACTTATTATAAAAATATCCACGTCTATGACGTTTCTTGGGGCGAAGCAGTCAATGTTAATTCATTTTTAGATTTTCTTAAAAGTTTAAATGTCAAAGTCACTGCTATTTTTACCCAATTTTGTGAAACATCTACTGGTGTATTACACCCTATCCATGTACTTGGACAAGAAATTAAATCTTATGATTCAGATATCTATTTTATAGTTGATGGCGTAAGTTGTATTGGTGCCGTCGATGTTGACTTGGTCAAAGACCATATTGATGTTTTAGTGTCAGGTAGTCAAAAAGCAATTATGTTACCACCAGGTTTAGCTTTTGTCGCTTATAGCACTAGAGCGAAATCAAGATTCAAAGAAGTTACAACACCAAGATTTTATCTTGATTTAAACAAATATATAGATTCATCTACTAAACACTCTACTCCTTTTACACCAAATGTTTCATTATTTAGAGGTGTGAATGCATATGTTGACTTAGTTAAGCATGAAGGTTTGAACCATGTTATTCAACGTCATTATATTATTCGAGATGCGTTACGACATGCTCTTAAAGCACTAGACCTCGACGTATTAGTTAAAAAAGATGAAGTTGCTTCCCCTACCGTTACAGCATTTATTCCAAATTCCAAAGATGAATTGACAATAATTAAAAATCAACTTAAATCTAGATTTAATATTACTATTGCAGGTGGTCAAGGGCATCTTAAAGGAGAAATACTTAGAATTGGTCATATGGGTAAAGTCTCTCCATTTGATATTCTATCCGTTGTTTCCGCATTAGAACTTATTCTTACTGAATATAGAAACTCAAATTATATTGGTACAGGTGTATCAAAATTTATGGAGGTAATACAGCATGAGTCATAA
- a CDS encoding DHA2 family efflux MFS transporter permease subunit: MSKEATQHQIPKETMNAAWAIAIGAIAPMLDSTMINIGIQQLNQTFHTNIDIVQWGITGYILALAIAIPFSGWLMNHFNSKYTFIIAMLVFGITSLFVGISPTVGIFILFRIFQGFSAGVITSLMFTLLVKTTGQDHIGRVMAIVSTPMIFGPILGPTLGGFIIHFASWRWMFFINIVVSLISVPLMMKYVPSFKPFDKHKKLDICGILLLGITSATLIYGISLAGTIGSFMDSKVMTFICIGVAAIVVYIFYNKLCHFNTVLPLNLFKSKTYSASMTGLLLANVGIMGPMVILPLYFQEFKGYSAIGAALALIPQGIGMLITRPYIGTSIDRIGSKKVIYISIVIAILGTIPLIFVDNESSIAWLSFILFIRGCSVGGINLGLMADAYKGVSQNQLSEAGVGINMIENIGASFGTAIIATVVASNLSMRHSHHEMSHSIVGFHEGFLVSMIAIILILIPTYYLAENKTGMDEI, encoded by the coding sequence ATGTCAAAGGAAGCGACACAACATCAGATTCCAAAAGAAACAATGAATGCGGCATGGGCAATAGCGATTGGAGCCATTGCACCTATGCTAGATTCAACTATGATAAATATTGGTATTCAACAACTTAATCAAACATTTCATACTAATATAGATATCGTCCAATGGGGGATTACTGGATATATTTTAGCCCTTGCTATAGCTATTCCTTTTTCTGGATGGTTAATGAATCATTTTAATAGTAAATATACTTTTATTATAGCTATGCTAGTTTTTGGTATTACTTCATTATTTGTAGGAATCAGTCCGACAGTGGGTATATTTATTCTATTTAGAATCTTTCAAGGATTTAGTGCGGGAGTTATTACATCACTTATGTTCACTTTACTGGTAAAGACTACTGGACAAGATCATATAGGGAGGGTAATGGCTATCGTCAGTACACCTATGATCTTTGGACCAATTCTCGGCCCAACATTAGGTGGATTTATAATTCATTTTGCCTCATGGCGTTGGATGTTTTTTATTAATATAGTAGTTTCACTCATTTCTGTACCACTCATGATGAAATATGTACCATCATTCAAACCATTTGATAAGCATAAAAAGTTAGATATATGTGGAATTCTCTTATTAGGCATTACGAGTGCAACATTGATTTATGGTATCAGTCTAGCTGGTACTATAGGTTCATTTATGGATAGTAAAGTTATGACATTTATATGCATTGGAGTGGCAGCTATTGTTGTTTATATTTTTTATAACAAACTATGCCATTTTAATACGGTACTACCTTTAAATTTGTTTAAAAGTAAAACGTATTCAGCATCAATGACAGGATTATTATTAGCAAATGTGGGTATTATGGGGCCAATGGTTATTCTACCTTTATATTTTCAAGAATTTAAAGGTTATTCTGCTATTGGTGCAGCACTAGCACTAATTCCTCAAGGCATAGGTATGTTAATCACACGACCATATATTGGAACATCTATTGACCGGATAGGATCCAAAAAGGTTATATATATTAGTATCGTGATTGCTATTCTTGGCACAATTCCATTGATATTTGTTGATAATGAATCATCTATTGCATGGTTGTCGTTCATTTTATTTATTCGTGGATGTAGTGTTGGTGGCATCAATTTAGGTTTAATGGCCGATGCCTACAAAGGTGTTTCTCAGAATCAGTTATCAGAAGCTGGCGTAGGAATTAACATGATTGAAAATATTGGTGCAAGTTTTGGTACAGCAATCATAGCAACCGTTGTAGCTTCTAATTTATCCATGAGACATAGTCATCATGAAATGAGTCATTCAATTGTGGGCTTTCATGAAGGTTTTCTAGTTTCAATGATTGCGATTATACTTATTTTAATTCCAACTTATTACTTAGCTGAAAATAAAACAGGTATGGATGAAATCTAA
- the nagE gene encoding N-acetylglucosamine-specific PTS transporter subunit IIBC, protein MFKFFQNLGRSLMLPVAVLPAAAIIVGIGNALNALHALPQVAQFFVAVGTTILEQLGILFAIGVAIGMAKKNDGAVALASALGFFVVTKVLSPDKLAPILHVKPSSLGEAFDKMDNGNVFVGIIIGLIAAYTYNRFSETELPLALSFFSGKRLVPILTAFFCTFIAVILLFVWPVVYNAIVTFGTWIVGMGPFGAFIYGVANRLLIPTGLHHALNTVFWFDTIGINDIGKFQTGKDAVHGITGRYQAGFFPIMMFGMPAAALAMYHTAKTSQQKQVYGWFLGSAIAAFFVGVTEPIEFAFMFVAPILYVIHALLTGLSLFIAATFHWTAGFSFSAGLIDYILSLINPVANQPLMLLVQGIVFFILYYVIFRFVIQFFNLNTIGRGDNELVDPTDEDAIEKESADTKQSNGSKYSKSASQILDGLGGAQNITSLTNCATRLRLELEDNSIIDEQKIKSAGAVGVTKSGKHSTQVIIGTHVQQVADEIEKQIES, encoded by the coding sequence ATGTTTAAATTTTTTCAGAATTTAGGTCGTTCACTGATGTTACCAGTGGCAGTATTACCAGCAGCAGCGATTATAGTTGGTATAGGTAACGCGCTAAACGCTTTACATGCCTTACCTCAAGTGGCTCAATTCTTTGTTGCCGTAGGTACTACTATTCTTGAGCAATTAGGCATATTATTTGCTATAGGTGTAGCCATTGGTATGGCTAAGAAGAATGATGGTGCAGTCGCATTAGCATCAGCATTAGGCTTCTTTGTAGTAACCAAAGTGTTATCACCAGATAAATTAGCGCCTATCTTGCATGTTAAACCTTCTTCATTAGGTGAAGCATTTGACAAGATGGATAACGGCAACGTATTTGTAGGTATCATTATTGGTCTTATTGCGGCGTATACTTATAATCGATTTAGTGAAACAGAGTTACCACTCGCATTATCATTTTTCAGTGGTAAACGTCTAGTGCCAATACTCACTGCGTTTTTCTGTACATTTATAGCTGTTATTTTACTATTTGTATGGCCAGTTGTTTATAATGCTATTGTGACATTTGGTACTTGGATTGTAGGTATGGGGCCATTTGGTGCATTTATATATGGTGTAGCCAATCGTTTATTGATTCCAACAGGCTTACATCATGCATTAAACACAGTATTTTGGTTTGATACAATTGGAATCAATGATATTGGTAAGTTCCAAACAGGTAAAGATGCTGTACATGGTATTACAGGTCGATACCAAGCAGGGTTCTTCCCAATTATGATGTTCGGTATGCCTGCTGCAGCACTAGCAATGTATCATACAGCTAAAACATCTCAACAAAAACAAGTATATGGTTGGTTCTTAGGAAGTGCGATAGCTGCCTTTTTCGTAGGTGTTACAGAGCCAATTGAATTTGCATTTATGTTTGTTGCACCTATATTATATGTTATTCACGCATTGTTAACTGGATTATCATTATTTATTGCTGCTACTTTTCATTGGACAGCTGGATTTTCATTTAGTGCAGGACTCATAGATTACATATTATCTCTAATAAATCCAGTAGCTAATCAACCATTAATGTTATTAGTACAAGGTATTGTATTCTTCATTTTATATTATGTTATCTTTAGATTTGTCATACAGTTCTTTAATTTAAATACCATTGGACGAGGTGACAATGAATTAGTTGATCCAACTGATGAGGATGCGATTGAAAAGGAAAGTGCTGATACTAAGCAAAGTAATGGAAGTAAATATAGTAAATCAGCTTCACAAATTCTTGATGGTTTGGGTGGCGCTCAAAACATTACTTCTTTAACAAATTGTGCAACAAGACTAAGATTAGAGCTTGAAGATAACTCAATCATCGATGAACAGAAAATTAAAAGTGCAGGTGCTGTTGGTGTCACTAAGAGTGGTAAACATTCAACTCAAGTCATCATTGGTACTCATGTACAACAAGTCGCAGACGAAATAGAAAAACAAATCGAATCATAA
- the serA gene encoding phosphoglycerate dehydrogenase produces MSHKILVSDPISDEGIKSLLEHPDFDVDIQTDLTEETLVNIIPDYEGLIVRSQTQVTDQIIEAASNLKVIARAGVGVDNINIEAATLKGILVINAPDGNTISATEHSIAMILAMARNIPQAHQSLKAGEWNRKAFRGTELYKKTLGIIGAGRIGLGVAKRAQSFGMQILAFDPYLTEDKAKSLDIQLATVDEIASKSDFVTVHTPLTPKTKGIVGENFFKKAKPNLQIINVARGGIIDEDALINALDHAQISRAAIDVFKHEPPLDSPLIKHDKIIVTPHLGASTVEAQEKVAVSVSNEIIDILTKGTVEHAVNAPKMDMNEVDQNVKDYLSLATTIGEFGIQLLEGAPSEVTITYGGDVAKIDTSLISRTIVSNILKEDFGDEVNIINALALLNQQDVTYQIEKNKNESGFSNYIELSLSNDKDTIKIGGTVLSGFGPRIVRINNFSLDFKPNQYQIVTCHNDQPGIVGKTGNLLGGNGINIGSMTLGRTIEGGQALMILSIDQPASQTLVTELNNAIPFNKIISTKLTL; encoded by the coding sequence ATGAGTCATAAAATTTTAGTTTCGGATCCTATTTCAGATGAAGGTATTAAAAGTTTATTAGAACATCCTGACTTTGACGTCGATATTCAAACTGATTTAACAGAAGAGACATTGGTAAATATAATTCCTGACTATGAAGGGTTAATCGTGAGAAGTCAAACACAAGTTACTGACCAAATTATTGAAGCTGCATCAAATTTAAAAGTAATTGCTAGAGCAGGTGTTGGCGTAGATAATATAAATATTGAAGCTGCGACATTAAAAGGTATACTAGTCATTAATGCACCGGATGGCAATACCATCTCAGCAACTGAACATTCCATCGCAATGATTTTGGCTATGGCTAGAAATATTCCACAAGCGCATCAATCTCTAAAAGCTGGAGAGTGGAATAGAAAAGCGTTTCGTGGCACAGAATTGTATAAGAAAACATTAGGTATTATTGGTGCTGGACGTATTGGTTTAGGTGTAGCAAAACGTGCACAAAGTTTTGGAATGCAAATATTAGCCTTTGACCCATATTTAACAGAAGACAAAGCCAAATCATTAGATATTCAATTGGCTACTGTAGATGAGATTGCTTCAAAGTCAGATTTTGTAACCGTCCATACGCCTTTAACACCTAAAACAAAAGGCATTGTTGGCGAGAACTTCTTTAAAAAAGCGAAACCTAATTTACAAATAATCAATGTAGCCCGAGGTGGGATAATTGATGAAGATGCACTTATCAATGCTTTAGACCATGCTCAAATTTCAAGAGCTGCCATAGATGTATTTAAGCATGAACCCCCTTTAGATTCGCCATTAATTAAACATGATAAAATTATAGTGACACCACATTTAGGTGCATCAACTGTTGAAGCACAAGAAAAAGTAGCTGTCTCTGTTTCAAATGAAATCATTGATATATTAACTAAAGGGACTGTCGAACATGCAGTCAACGCACCTAAAATGGATATGAATGAGGTTGACCAAAATGTAAAAGATTACTTATCATTAGCCACTACAATTGGGGAATTTGGTATCCAACTCTTAGAAGGTGCACCGAGTGAAGTAACGATTACTTATGGCGGAGATGTAGCAAAAATTGATACAAGCCTAATATCAAGAACCATAGTATCTAATATTTTAAAAGAAGACTTTGGAGATGAAGTCAATATTATCAATGCTTTAGCTTTATTAAATCAGCAAGATGTAACCTATCAAATTGAAAAAAATAAAAACGAATCAGGTTTTAGTAACTATATTGAATTGTCATTATCAAATGATAAAGACACAATTAAAATTGGTGGTACGGTATTGTCCGGTTTTGGCCCAAGAATTGTTAGAATCAATAATTTCTCTTTAGATTTCAAACCTAATCAGTATCAAATCGTTACATGTCACAATGACCAACCAGGTATAGTTGGTAAAACAGGTAATTTATTAGGAGGTAACGGTATTAATATTGGTTCAATGACTTTAGGTAGAACAATTGAAGGTGGTCAAGCATTAATGATACTATCTATTGACCAACCAGCATCACAAACCCTTGTTACTGAACTTAACAATGCGATACCATTCAATAAAATTATAAGTACTAAACTAACACTTTAA
- a CDS encoding MarR family transcriptional regulator: protein MNKEEVIMTGLRNVFNKIAWLNKSEMQEALKDYKSSEVHCIEAIHELDNPNVRSLTEQLFMTRGAISKLTKRLQSKKLIESYQNEHNKKEIYFRLTPKGQQVYHTHQQLHAKFDARDQDVFESLTQQEFESIQHFIEKYNQHLDKEIKNKRLQH, encoded by the coding sequence GTGAATAAAGAAGAAGTCATCATGACAGGATTACGTAACGTGTTTAATAAAATAGCATGGCTAAATAAAAGTGAAATGCAAGAGGCATTAAAGGATTATAAGTCTAGTGAAGTGCATTGCATTGAAGCGATACATGAATTAGACAATCCAAATGTTAGAAGTTTAACGGAGCAGCTATTTATGACTAGAGGTGCAATTAGTAAATTAACGAAACGATTACAATCTAAAAAGTTAATTGAAAGTTATCAAAATGAGCATAATAAAAAAGAAATTTATTTTCGACTTACGCCTAAAGGACAACAAGTTTATCACACGCATCAACAACTTCATGCAAAATTTGATGCACGAGATCAAGATGTTTTTGAAAGTTTAACGCAACAAGAGTTCGAAAGCATTCAACATTTTATAGAAAAGTATAATCAACATTTGGATAAAGAAATTAAAAATAAAAGACTACAACATTAA
- a CDS encoding trypsin-like peptidase domain-containing protein — MSDYTQMNQSFDSNNQPSRYNKPKFPWFKTILVALIAGIIGALLVLGIGKLLDHTIFNQNGATVNEASNSKGGNQLDGKSDKYSSVHEMIKDVSPAIVGVINMQKSTNLDDLLNGKTSKPEEAGIGSGVIYQISDGSAYIVTNNHVIDGASEIKVQLHNSKQVKAKLVGKDAVTDIAVLKINNTKGIKAIDFANSSKVQTGDSVFAMGNPLGLEFANSVTSGIISANERTIDANTTGGNTKVNVLQTDAAINPGNSGGALVDINGNLVGINSMKIASEQVEGIGFAIPSNEVKVTIEQLVKHGKIERPSIGIGLINLSDIPDSYKKELNTDSQSGVYVAKVDHDSVLKKGDIITKVDGKSVKEDTDLRTYLYENKKPGEDVKLTIIRDGKTETINVKLKKQVQSASQSSSEKQSQFAE; from the coding sequence ATGTCAGATTATACACAAATGAATCAATCCTTTGATTCTAACAATCAGCCATCTCGATATAATAAACCTAAGTTTCCATGGTTTAAAACTATACTCGTTGCATTAATAGCAGGTATCATAGGTGCATTACTTGTATTGGGTATTGGCAAACTACTAGATCATACCATTTTCAATCAAAATGGTGCCACTGTTAATGAAGCTTCTAATAGTAAAGGTGGTAACCAATTAGACGGTAAAAGTGATAAATATAGTTCAGTTCATGAGATGATTAAAGATGTATCACCAGCAATTGTAGGTGTTATTAATATGCAAAAGTCAACGAACTTGGACGATTTACTGAATGGAAAGACATCTAAGCCTGAAGAAGCTGGTATTGGATCAGGAGTTATCTATCAAATCAGTGATGGTTCAGCATATATCGTTACCAATAATCACGTTATCGATGGTGCTTCTGAGATTAAGGTTCAGTTACACAATTCTAAACAAGTTAAAGCAAAATTAGTTGGTAAAGACGCAGTCACTGATATTGCCGTATTAAAAATTAATAATACGAAAGGTATCAAAGCTATAGACTTTGCTAATTCATCTAAAGTACAAACAGGTGATAGCGTATTTGCTATGGGTAACCCTCTAGGCCTTGAATTTGCAAATTCAGTCACTTCAGGTATCATTTCAGCAAATGAACGTACGATTGATGCAAATACTACTGGTGGAAATACAAAAGTGAATGTACTTCAAACCGATGCAGCAATTAATCCTGGTAACTCTGGTGGTGCCTTGGTAGATATCAATGGTAATTTAGTTGGTATAAACTCAATGAAAATCGCTTCAGAACAAGTTGAAGGCATTGGATTCGCTATACCAAGTAACGAGGTCAAAGTTACCATTGAACAATTAGTTAAACACGGTAAAATTGAACGTCCTTCTATTGGTATCGGCTTAATTAATTTAAGTGATATTCCAGATTCATATAAAAAAGAATTAAATACAGATAGTCAATCTGGTGTTTATGTAGCCAAAGTGGATCACGATAGTGTCTTGAAAAAAGGAGATATTATTACTAAGGTAGACGGAAAATCAGTAAAAGAAGACACAGATTTACGAACATACCTATATGAAAATAAGAAACCAGGTGAAGACGTTAAGTTGACGATTATTCGAGATGGTAAAACTGAAACGATTAATGTGAAACTAAAGAAACAAGTTCAGTCAGCTAGCCAATCTTCTTCTGAAAAACAAAGTCAATTTGCAGAATAA
- the tyrS gene encoding tyrosine--tRNA ligase, with product MTNALIEDLKWRGLIYQQTDEAGIEELLNKEQVTLYCGADPTADSLHIGHLLPFLTLRRFQEHGHRPIVLIGGGTGMIGDPSGKSEERVLQTEEQVEANVQGISNQMHKLFEFGTDKGAVLVNNKDWLGQISLISFLRDYGKHVGVNYMLGKDSIQTRLEHGISYTEFTYTILQAIDFGHLNRELNCKIQVGGSDQWGNITSGIELMRRMYGQTEAYGLTIPLVTKSDGKKFGKSESGAIWLDADKTSPYEFYQFWINQSDEDVIKFLKYFTFLSKEEIDQLEQSKEEAPHKREAQKVLAENVTRFIHGEDALNDAIRISQALFSGDLKSLSAKELKEGFKDVPQVELSKDTTNIIDALIETGIGSSKRQAREDVNNGAIYINGERQQDVNYELTDEDKIEGAFTIIRRGKKKYFMVNYK from the coding sequence ATGACAAATGCATTAATTGAAGATTTAAAGTGGCGTGGACTGATTTATCAACAAACAGATGAAGCGGGTATAGAGGAATTATTAAATAAAGAGCAAGTAACGCTATATTGTGGTGCAGATCCAACTGCAGATAGTTTACATATTGGTCATTTGCTTCCGTTCTTAACATTAAGACGTTTCCAAGAACACGGGCATCGTCCTATTGTTTTAATTGGTGGCGGAACAGGTATGATTGGGGACCCATCAGGTAAATCAGAAGAACGTGTGTTACAAACAGAAGAACAAGTAGAAGCCAATGTGCAAGGTATTAGTAATCAAATGCATAAATTATTTGAATTTGGTACCGATAAAGGAGCAGTATTAGTAAATAATAAAGACTGGTTAGGCCAAATTTCATTAATTAGTTTCTTACGTGATTATGGTAAGCATGTCGGTGTCAATTACATGTTAGGTAAAGATTCTATCCAAACGCGTTTAGAACATGGTATTTCATATACTGAATTTACGTATACTATTTTACAGGCTATCGATTTCGGACACTTGAATCGTGAATTAAATTGTAAAATTCAAGTCGGTGGTTCAGACCAGTGGGGTAACATTACAAGTGGTATCGAATTGATGAGACGTATGTATGGTCAAACTGAAGCTTATGGATTAACAATTCCTTTAGTAACAAAATCTGATGGTAAGAAATTCGGTAAATCAGAATCAGGTGCTATTTGGCTAGATGCTGATAAAACAAGCCCATATGAATTTTATCAATTCTGGATTAATCAATCAGATGAAGATGTTATCAAGTTCTTAAAATACTTTACATTCTTGAGTAAAGAAGAAATCGATCAGTTAGAGCAGTCTAAAGAAGAAGCACCTCACAAACGTGAAGCTCAAAAAGTTTTAGCTGAAAATGTGACACGCTTTATCCATGGTGAAGACGCTTTGAATGATGCGATTAGAATTTCACAAGCATTATTTAGCGGTGATTTAAAATCTTTATCAGCAAAAGAATTAAAAGAAGGTTTTAAAGACGTACCTCAAGTTGAATTATCTAAGGATACAACTAATATTATTGATGCATTAATTGAAACAGGTATTGGATCATCTAAACGTCAAGCTCGTGAAGATGTTAATAATGGTGCGATTTATATTAATGGTGAACGCCAACAAGATGTTAACTACGAATTAACTGATGAAGATAAAATCGAAGGTGCGTTTACGATTATTCGTAGAGGTAAAAAGAAATACTTCATGGTTAACTATAAATAG